In bacterium, a genomic segment contains:
- a CDS encoding SUF system NifU family Fe-S cluster assembly protein, whose amino-acid sequence MSDPIHRDDVELGSLYRDTVLDHFRSPRGRHPLDRVDLSRQGHNPVCGDRLTLSLKLQGDTIEDVAVETKGCAISVASGSMLAELVPGLTKDQARHLAESFRAMMHGGPAPKDVDIGDLDALEGVKNFPVRVKCALLAWMTLLDALSGAADSKGVTVTED is encoded by the coding sequence ATGTCGGATCCGATCCACCGTGACGATGTCGAGCTGGGGTCGCTTTACCGCGATACCGTCCTCGACCATTTCCGTTCCCCGCGCGGCCGTCATCCGCTCGATCGCGTCGATCTGTCGCGTCAGGGGCACAACCCCGTCTGCGGCGACCGGCTCACCTTGTCGCTGAAGTTGCAGGGCGACACGATTGAAGACGTCGCCGTCGAGACCAAGGGGTGCGCCATCTCGGTTGCCTCGGGGTCGATGCTGGCCGAACTGGTTCCGGGGCTGACGAAGGACCAGGCGCGGCATCTGGCGGAATCGTTTCGCGCCATGATGCACGGCGGCCCGGCGCCCAAAGATGTCGACATCGGCGACCTCGACGCGCTCGAAGGGGTCAAAAACTTCCCCGTGCGCGTCAAGTGCGCCCTGCTGGCCTGGATGACGTTGCTGGACGCGCTTTCCGGCGCCGCCGACTCGAAGGGCGTCACGGTCACCGAGGATTGA